A genomic window from Quercus lobata isolate SW786 chromosome 10, ValleyOak3.0 Primary Assembly, whole genome shotgun sequence includes:
- the LOC115965629 gene encoding L10-interacting MYB domain-containing protein-like gives MGKNNTSNSKAKKTRAVWVDPSWTTTFCNLCVEEIEAGNKGIFAALSAKGWSNLVIKFRDETGLNYDKEQLKCRWDVLKADWRVWEKLKGVDTNLGWDAVKGTIDASDDWWDMKLKEVPKASKFRHKGLQNLQQLDRMFRDIAATGAELM, from the exons ATGGGTAAAAACAACACTTCCAACTCCAAGGCAAAAAAAACAAGAGCAGTATGGGTAGATCCAAGTTGGACAACTACTTTTTGTAACCTTTGTGTGGAAGAGATTGAAGCTGGGAATAAGGGAATCTTTGCTGCCTTAAGTGCCAAAGGTTGGAGCAATTTGGTAATCAAATTTCGTGATGAGACTGGTCTAAACTATGATAAGGAACAATTAAAATGTAGGTGGGATGTATTAAAAGCAGATTGGAGAGTGTGGGAAAAATTGAAGGGTGTTGACACAAATTTAGGTTGGGATGCAGTGAAGGGAACAATTGATGCTAGTGATGATTGGTGGGACATGAAGTTGAAG GAAGTACCCAAAGCTTCAAAATTTCGACATAAAGGTCTACAGAATCTACAACAACTTGATAGAATGTTTAGGGATATTGCAGCAACTGGAGCAGAACTCatgtag